Proteins encoded together in one Aminipila butyrica window:
- a CDS encoding O-antigen ligase family protein: MKNKNKLGNKATSSKQQGNTHMPHKSVTSGRKSDYLYSMSMAPRIDEASHWFQMLPALFFTACIITIVRMHDYQRPMSQFFWTNSGNDLTEFFSYYKMVAIVICAVLALVFLLYRVFTQSFFIKRSSYYIPMGVYMLFVMISHGLSEYKDFSLWGWNDRFEGTVTLLAYMVMLFFVINTINHERNVKWIIYPTAAVSFLLSLLGLSQALNHDFFQTSLGKKLITPTWFWDQVDSLTFTFKNREIYQTVYNINYVSFYLTLLLPLFGLLFIHSVSKGKTEPFWKKLLWAGLFGLNMYNLIGSQSSGGFLGMFAVVVIAIILLNKTIINWWKPLISLLILTLIIGGITYERWMPELTGAAHGVLGTEQTNKTETKTDSDSSSDRGYIDYISTEGNDINISYEGNAVTFTTYPQNPIAIKITDGDGKDLNITPLESPSNTFRIDDERFANFIIGPAQDSAGINYFIISIDDTEWTFAIIEGQDVRYRNTLGNLVPLSKVPAIGWTDNQDFGSGRGYIWSRTLPMMKSTALIGHGADTYCIYFPQNDYVGKYNADWKLNIVTDKPHNMYLDAWIGTGGISVLALCALWLIYIAQSIRCFWKREFHTFTEYTGLGIFLGICGFLVSGFVDDSTVSVMPMFYGLLGTGIAINIMLKKGQRI, translated from the coding sequence ATGAAAAATAAAAACAAATTGGGGAATAAAGCTACTTCTTCTAAGCAGCAAGGCAACACGCATATGCCCCACAAATCTGTGACCTCCGGACGAAAATCCGATTATCTTTATTCCATGAGTATGGCACCGAGAATAGACGAGGCATCTCACTGGTTCCAGATGTTACCGGCCTTGTTTTTTACAGCCTGCATCATCACTATTGTCAGGATGCACGACTACCAACGTCCTATGAGCCAATTTTTTTGGACTAACAGCGGTAACGACTTGACCGAATTTTTTAGTTATTACAAGATGGTGGCTATTGTGATTTGTGCAGTGCTGGCGCTAGTGTTTCTGCTGTACCGGGTTTTTACCCAGTCCTTTTTCATCAAGCGTTCGTCTTATTACATACCTATGGGTGTGTATATGCTCTTTGTAATGATTTCCCATGGATTGTCGGAATACAAGGATTTTTCCCTGTGGGGGTGGAATGATCGATTTGAGGGTACGGTTACCCTCCTGGCATACATGGTTATGTTGTTTTTTGTGATAAATACGATAAACCATGAAAGAAATGTGAAATGGATTATCTATCCTACAGCGGCAGTCAGCTTTCTGCTGAGTCTTTTGGGGCTTTCTCAAGCTTTAAATCACGATTTTTTTCAAACTTCATTAGGGAAAAAATTGATTACGCCTACTTGGTTCTGGGACCAAGTAGATAGCCTTACTTTTACTTTTAAGAACCGAGAGATCTATCAGACGGTTTACAATATTAATTATGTATCCTTTTATCTAACCCTACTGTTGCCACTTTTTGGACTACTGTTCATCCATTCTGTATCGAAGGGCAAAACTGAACCTTTCTGGAAGAAACTTCTATGGGCAGGCCTCTTTGGTTTAAATATGTATAATCTCATTGGCTCCCAGTCTTCGGGTGGATTTCTAGGGATGTTTGCTGTAGTGGTCATTGCCATAATACTGTTAAACAAAACAATAATCAATTGGTGGAAGCCGCTGATTAGCCTATTAATCCTTACATTAATTATCGGAGGTATTACTTATGAACGATGGATGCCGGAATTAACCGGAGCCGCCCACGGTGTTCTGGGTACGGAGCAAACGAACAAAACAGAGACAAAAACAGATTCGGACAGTTCTTCTGACAGAGGTTATATCGACTACATCAGTACAGAAGGCAACGATATTAATATAAGCTATGAAGGCAACGCTGTAACATTCACCACTTATCCTCAAAACCCCATAGCTATTAAAATTACCGATGGGGATGGAAAAGATTTAAACATTACCCCCCTTGAAAGCCCTAGCAATACCTTCCGTATTGACGATGAACGGTTTGCCAACTTCATTATCGGTCCAGCACAAGACTCTGCCGGCATCAACTACTTTATTATCAGCATTGATGACACCGAATGGACCTTTGCCATCATAGAAGGCCAAGATGTCCGCTACCGAAATACCCTGGGCAATCTGGTTCCTTTGAGCAAAGTCCCTGCCATAGGATGGACAGATAATCAAGACTTTGGCAGTGGCCGAGGCTATATTTGGTCGCGGACCCTCCCAATGATGAAATCTACTGCCTTGATAGGTCACGGCGCAGACACCTATTGCATTTATTTCCCTCAAAACGATTATGTAGGAAAATACAATGCAGATTGGAAGCTAAATATAGTCACTGATAAACCCCACAACATGTATCTCGATGCCTGGATTGGTACCGGCGGGATATCCGTACTGGCACTGTGCGCCCTCTGGTTGATTTACATCGCCCAAAGCATCCGCTGTTTCTGGAAACGTGAATTTCATACCTTTACGGAATACACTGGACTTGGAATCTTCTTGGGGATTTGTGGTTTCTTAGTCTCTGGTTTTGTAGACGATTCTACTGTTTCGGTCATGCCGATGTTTTATGGACTTTTAGGTACAGGAATTGCTATCAATATCATGTTAAAAAAGGGACAGCGTATTTAG
- a CDS encoding RpnC/YadD family protein, translated as MDKYEDVAELLQQYNDTMEKAKIRQEGAEEGLAIGLKEGRQQGLQLGMYRALRAVFTRLVKKGMKPNEISKLLGYSEAEILKVLDKNPDGSDRPFAETLPKKRKRGSTEPVKRCFYVDLPEDK; from the coding sequence ATGGATAAATACGAAGATGTTGCTGAACTGCTCCAACAATATAATGACACAATGGAGAAAGCAAAGATTCGGCAAGAAGGTGCCGAAGAAGGTCTAGCGATAGGACTTAAAGAAGGAAGGCAACAGGGACTTCAGCTAGGTATGTACCGGGCACTACGGGCAGTTTTTACCCGTCTAGTAAAAAAGGGGATGAAACCGAACGAGATTTCTAAATTGCTGGGATACAGTGAAGCCGAAATTCTTAAAGTTTTAGATAAGAATCCAGATGGTTCAGATAGACCCTTTGCTGAAACGCTCCCCAAAAAAAGGAAAAGGGGATCAACGGAGCCTGTAAAGCGTTGCTTCTATGTGGATCTCCCCGAAGATAAATAA
- a CDS encoding glycosyltransferase family 4 protein produces the protein MKKILYVASSYGHIRSFHIPYIKGLQESGFEVDTAAAGTCERLEFLNGKKIIIPFEKKMTSLKNIKCTVQLIRLLKEEKYDVISVHTSLAAFFVRISVLMSGRKEVKVINTVHGYLFDEYSPYLKRSLLLWAEKLTRSVTDILVVMNRQDYEIAEKYHLYKNKLVLIPGFGIDAERFSRNRIEEEVRFSQQEEARGDEAAEGKESNRVERLVPFGVTRQKERKKLGVDPDNITLIYAAEFSKRKNQQMLIEAMKLLPQKVKFLLAGQGEYWEVCQRRAEHLGLSDRVRFLGHVKNLEYYYYLSDICVSASRSEGLPFNIMEAMAMGLPVVATDVKGHKDLIEPGINGYLYGFGDDQGFSEAVLRLTEDREHAWQIAENNKVKAREFGLKQVIETVLAVYEEER, from the coding sequence ATGAAAAAGATACTTTATGTGGCCTCCAGCTATGGGCACATACGCAGCTTTCATATACCATATATAAAAGGATTGCAGGAATCTGGATTTGAAGTGGATACAGCCGCAGCGGGGACTTGTGAGAGGTTAGAATTTTTGAATGGAAAGAAGATTATTATTCCCTTTGAAAAAAAAATGACTTCTCTTAAGAATATAAAGTGCACGGTCCAGCTGATACGCTTGTTAAAGGAAGAAAAATACGATGTGATAAGTGTTCACACGTCTCTGGCTGCCTTTTTTGTACGGATATCTGTTTTAATGTCTGGCAGGAAAGAGGTGAAGGTTATCAACACGGTACATGGGTATTTATTTGATGAATATTCTCCTTACCTTAAGCGCAGTCTTTTATTATGGGCGGAAAAGTTGACAAGATCAGTAACTGATATCTTAGTAGTAATGAATCGACAAGACTATGAGATAGCAGAAAAATATCATTTATATAAAAATAAATTGGTGCTAATTCCTGGGTTTGGTATTGACGCAGAACGGTTTTCTCGAAATAGAATTGAGGAAGAAGTTCGATTCAGTCAACAGGAGGAAGCCCGAGGAGATGAGGCGGCAGAAGGAAAAGAGTCAAATCGCGTGGAAAGATTGGTCCCGTTTGGCGTTACGCGCCAAAAAGAGCGGAAGAAGCTAGGAGTTGATCCAGATAATATAACGCTGATTTACGCTGCAGAGTTTTCAAAAAGAAAGAATCAACAAATGCTCATCGAGGCCATGAAGTTGCTTCCTCAAAAAGTGAAATTCCTCTTGGCCGGACAGGGTGAGTATTGGGAAGTCTGTCAGCGGCGGGCGGAGCATTTGGGCTTAAGTGATCGAGTGCGGTTTCTGGGTCACGTAAAAAATCTGGAATATTATTATTATCTGTCAGATATTTGTGTATCGGCTAGCAGAAGCGAAGGGCTGCCCTTTAACATTATGGAGGCCATGGCTATGGGGCTGCCAGTAGTAGCAACGGATGTGAAGGGGCATAAGGATTTGATTGAGCCGGGAATCAATGGCTACCTGTATGGGTTTGGTGATGACCAGGGATTCTCAGAGGCTGTCTTACGTTTGACAGAGGATCGAGAGCATGCTTGGCAAATAGCAGAGAACAATAAGGTCAAGGCAAGAGAATTCGGATTGAAGCAGGTAATAGAGACTGTACTGGCTGTGTATGAGGAGGAGAGGTAA
- the rfbB gene encoding dTDP-glucose 4,6-dehydratase, which translates to MKILITGGAGFIGGNFVHYMLKEHKEYDIVCVDALTYAGNLETLKPVMDNLKFKFIKADITDRREIYKIFEVENPDIVVNFAAESHVDRSIEDSEIFLRTNVMGTQVLLDACKKYGTRRYHQVSTDEVYGDLPLGRIDLFFTEETPIHTSSPYSASKASADLLVQAYHRTHKLPVTISRCSNNYGPYHFPEKLIPLMISNVLNRKPLPVYGKGENVRDWLYVEDHCRAIDLIIHSGKVGEVYNIGGHNERTNLEVVKTIIKELDASEDLITYVTDRAGHDLRYAIDPTKIYQELGWLPTTDFEEGIKRTITWYLNNKKWWEHIINGEYQTYYEKMYKDR; encoded by the coding sequence ATGAAGATACTGATAACAGGCGGAGCTGGGTTCATAGGCGGCAATTTTGTGCATTATATGCTTAAGGAGCATAAGGAGTATGACATCGTTTGTGTAGACGCCCTTACTTATGCAGGGAATTTGGAGACACTTAAGCCTGTTATGGATAATCTGAAATTTAAATTTATAAAAGCAGATATTACTGACAGAAGAGAAATCTATAAGATTTTTGAAGTAGAAAACCCTGACATTGTGGTTAATTTTGCTGCGGAAAGTCATGTAGATCGGTCCATAGAGGATTCTGAGATATTTTTAAGAACAAATGTGATGGGTACACAGGTCTTGCTGGATGCTTGCAAAAAATATGGCACAAGGAGGTATCATCAAGTTTCGACGGATGAAGTATATGGTGACTTGCCCCTTGGCAGAATAGACTTGTTTTTTACCGAAGAAACGCCTATTCATACGTCAAGCCCATACAGCGCTTCAAAAGCAAGTGCAGATCTCTTGGTCCAGGCATATCATAGAACCCATAAACTGCCGGTAACTATTTCGAGGTGTTCGAATAATTATGGACCTTATCATTTCCCAGAGAAGCTCATTCCATTGATGATCTCAAATGTATTAAATAGAAAGCCCCTTCCAGTCTACGGAAAAGGTGAAAATGTGAGAGATTGGCTTTATGTAGAAGACCATTGTCGAGCCATCGACCTTATCATTCACAGTGGGAAAGTTGGTGAAGTCTATAACATCGGTGGGCACAATGAACGGACAAATCTGGAGGTAGTAAAAACCATTATCAAAGAGCTGGATGCCAGCGAAGACTTAATCACTTATGTGACAGACAGGGCCGGGCATGATTTAAGATATGCAATCGATCCGACAAAGATTTACCAGGAGCTGGGGTGGTTGCCTACAACTGATTTTGAAGAGGGGATTAAGAGAACCATTACATGGTATTTAAACAATAAAAAATGGTGGGAGCACATAATTAATGGGGAATATCAAACATATTATGAAAAGATGTATAAGGATAGATAG
- a CDS encoding sugar transferase, with protein MYNQVIKRFFDICISLIALVVLSPLFLIVTILVRKKLGTPAIFRQERPGFHGEIFRMYKFRSMTDKRDADGNLLPDEIRLTGFGRRLRATSLDELPELWNILKGDMSFVGPRPLLVQYLPLYNEEQRRRHDVRPGLTGWAQVNGRNSISWTEKFKLDIWYVNHCSFLVDLKIIGTTIKKVFSRADINQEGQATAEDFTGHN; from the coding sequence ATGTATAATCAAGTAATCAAACGATTTTTCGATATATGTATTTCATTGATAGCATTGGTGGTTTTATCACCACTATTTTTGATTGTTACTATATTGGTTCGTAAAAAGCTTGGAACGCCTGCGATTTTTAGGCAGGAGCGGCCAGGATTCCATGGTGAAATTTTTCGAATGTATAAGTTTCGAAGCATGACAGATAAAAGGGATGCAGATGGTAATTTGCTGCCGGATGAGATTCGACTGACTGGTTTTGGCAGGAGGCTTCGAGCAACCTCTTTGGACGAGTTGCCGGAGTTATGGAATATTTTAAAAGGGGATATGAGTTTTGTAGGACCTAGACCACTCTTAGTTCAGTATCTGCCCTTGTATAATGAAGAGCAGCGCAGGAGGCACGATGTGAGGCCGGGTTTGACTGGATGGGCTCAAGTGAATGGGCGAAACAGCATAAGTTGGACGGAGAAATTTAAGTTGGATATCTGGTATGTGAATCATTGTTCCTTTTTAGTTGATTTAAAGATTATAGGGACTACAATTAAAAAAGTTTTTTCTAGAGCAGATATCAACCAAGAGGGGCAAGCTACAGCAGAAGACTTTACAGGCCATAACTAA
- a CDS encoding DNA adenine methylase — MNPVLKYRGGKFREIPRFLQYIPDDFDRYLEPFFGGGAVYFYLEPDCAILNDVNTRLINFYSELRNHYPEMRKQLNQLQSEYEANQADFKERKLLQPEAIVPNANEELYYRLRTLYNHPDETFLDGVLYFFINKTAYSGMIRYNNSGEYNVPFGRYPNFNTRLMTQQHSDLLQGAELFNVDYSQIFDMAQENDFMFLDPPYDCVFNDYGNVDMANGFDEEQHRRLAADFRNLPCRTLMVIGKTSLTEELYGEYVIDEYYKNYSVNIRNRFNNDKMHLVVQNY, encoded by the coding sequence ATGAACCCAGTATTAAAATACCGCGGTGGTAAGTTTCGTGAAATTCCCCGTTTTTTACAGTATATACCTGATGATTTTGATCGGTATCTAGAACCTTTTTTTGGTGGGGGAGCCGTATATTTCTACCTGGAACCAGACTGTGCCATCCTCAACGATGTCAATACTCGGTTGATCAATTTTTATTCAGAGCTCCGAAACCATTACCCCGAGATGAGAAAACAGCTCAATCAGCTACAATCGGAATATGAGGCAAATCAAGCAGATTTTAAGGAGAGAAAGCTTTTACAGCCGGAGGCTATAGTGCCTAACGCCAATGAAGAGCTTTATTACCGGTTACGGACTTTATATAATCATCCCGATGAGACTTTTCTGGATGGGGTGCTGTATTTTTTTATCAATAAGACAGCTTATTCGGGAATGATTCGCTACAATAACAGTGGAGAGTATAATGTGCCCTTTGGTCGTTACCCTAATTTCAATACCCGGTTGATGACTCAGCAGCATAGTGATTTGCTCCAAGGGGCAGAGTTGTTCAATGTGGATTATAGTCAGATTTTTGATATGGCTCAGGAAAATGATTTTATGTTTCTGGATCCCCCGTATGACTGTGTATTCAATGATTATGGCAATGTAGATATGGCGAATGGCTTTGATGAGGAACAGCATCGGCGATTGGCGGCAGACTTTCGCAATTTGCCATGCCGGACTCTGATGGTAATTGGCAAGACCTCGCTAACAGAGGAGTTGTATGGCGAATACGTTATCGACGAGTATTACAAGAATTATTCGGTGAATATCCGAAATCGTTTTAACAATGATAAGATGCACTTGGTGGTGCAAAATTATTAA
- a CDS encoding NeuD/PglB/VioB family sugar acetyltransferase yields the protein MKENIIVLGSGQHARVVLYNIAEQDRYNVAAFLDADFSKVGQQFEGIQIVGDYSPKSLEVVRERYKTNKFFIGFGNMAYRKIAFQTMVDNGWEAVNIIHPNAVISPQAKIGDGVLIECGCLITPNPVIGDNVVVNTGTQVNHDNLVEDHVYLASGVVLSGGVTIKENTLIDDGVIVTLGHAVGSCCVIGAGSVVTKDIEDGVIAYGNPCKVVRTNK from the coding sequence ATGAAAGAGAACATAATTGTTTTAGGTAGTGGGCAACATGCCAGAGTTGTGCTGTATAACATTGCAGAGCAAGACCGATATAATGTCGCTGCTTTTTTGGATGCCGATTTCAGTAAAGTTGGGCAGCAATTTGAAGGCATTCAGATTGTGGGAGATTATTCGCCTAAAAGTTTAGAGGTTGTTAGGGAGAGATACAAAACCAATAAGTTCTTTATTGGTTTTGGCAATATGGCATATAGAAAAATTGCTTTTCAGACTATGGTAGACAATGGATGGGAGGCAGTCAACATTATACATCCTAATGCAGTAATTTCACCACAGGCAAAAATTGGTGATGGAGTATTGATTGAATGCGGGTGTTTAATAACTCCTAATCCTGTTATAGGAGACAACGTAGTTGTAAATACAGGGACTCAGGTTAATCATGATAATCTTGTAGAAGATCATGTGTACCTCGCCTCAGGAGTGGTTTTATCCGGAGGAGTTACCATAAAGGAAAATACTTTAATTGATGATGGTGTTATTGTAACGTTGGGGCATGCGGTTGGTTCATGTTGCGTTATAGGAGCAGGAAGTGTTGTCACTAAAGACATCGAAGATGGCGTTATTGCCTATGGAAATCCGTGCAAGGTGGTTCGGACAAATAAATAG
- a CDS encoding LegC family aminotransferase translates to MEKKQIPLSVPNLDIEIVDNLRECIETGWVSTGGRFIAEFEQKMASYVGIKDAVSAQSGTAGLHVALRILGVSAGDEVLVPTLTFVAGVNPVKYLGAEPVFMDCDDSLCMDPEKLESFCAEECALEGNQLINKVTGRTVKAIVVVHIFGNLAQMERIMAIAAQYNLKVLEDATEALGSYYAEGKYQGYFSGTVADMGVYSFNANKIITTGGGGMIVSRNQEYLDEARYLTITAKKTSAEEMLFFVHGEVGYNYRMLNLQAALGVSQMDQLEQFIETKKMNYRVYQEQLKDLAEDGLVSLLPFREGIRANHWFYSLYIDDKRFGESRDELMHRLIENGIQCRPVWKLIHTLEPYKDAQHYKIDKAIDYADHILNVPCSTNLMADEVRHVCQMIKNK, encoded by the coding sequence ATGGAAAAGAAGCAGATACCGTTAAGTGTACCTAATTTAGACATAGAGATAGTAGATAATTTGAGGGAGTGTATTGAAACTGGATGGGTATCTACGGGAGGCCGATTTATTGCAGAATTTGAGCAGAAGATGGCCTCTTATGTAGGCATTAAAGATGCTGTTTCAGCTCAAAGTGGAACAGCGGGTCTTCATGTGGCACTGCGGATTTTGGGTGTGAGTGCTGGTGATGAGGTCCTAGTGCCTACGTTAACCTTTGTGGCAGGGGTAAACCCAGTAAAATATCTGGGCGCAGAGCCGGTGTTTATGGACTGTGACGATTCCTTATGCATGGATCCAGAGAAATTGGAATCTTTCTGTGCGGAGGAGTGTGCGCTGGAGGGAAATCAGCTGATTAATAAGGTCACAGGGCGAACCGTTAAGGCCATTGTAGTGGTACATATTTTTGGAAATCTAGCTCAGATGGAACGGATTATGGCTATTGCGGCGCAGTATAACCTAAAAGTTCTAGAGGATGCCACAGAGGCCTTGGGCAGTTATTATGCAGAAGGTAAATATCAAGGGTATTTTTCTGGTACGGTGGCGGATATGGGGGTGTACTCTTTCAATGCCAATAAGATTATCACTACCGGTGGTGGTGGCATGATTGTATCCCGCAATCAGGAATACCTGGATGAAGCCCGGTACTTGACGATAACGGCCAAGAAGACCTCAGCGGAAGAAATGCTTTTTTTTGTTCATGGAGAGGTGGGGTACAACTACCGAATGCTTAATTTGCAGGCAGCTTTGGGAGTTAGCCAAATGGATCAGTTAGAGCAGTTCATTGAGACCAAGAAGATGAACTATCGGGTATACCAAGAGCAGTTGAAGGACTTAGCGGAGGACGGATTGGTTTCCCTGCTGCCTTTCAGAGAGGGCATAAGAGCCAATCATTGGTTTTATTCCCTGTATATCGATGATAAACGATTTGGTGAAAGTCGGGATGAACTTATGCACCGCCTTATTGAAAATGGCATTCAGTGCCGGCCAGTGTGGAAGTTGATTCACACCTTAGAGCCGTATAAGGATGCTCAGCACTATAAAATTGATAAAGCAATAGATTATGCAGACCACATATTAAACGTGCCTTGTTCGACCAATTTGATGGCGGATGAGGTGCGGCATGTTTGTCAGATGATTAAAAATAAGTAG
- a CDS encoding TolC family protein: MKKQLFIALLATTLMVTTIPATALTAANTVTNTVPAVTAPTTTSTGAITKTTTSDAASKTTDSAIESTTTESTSSDPTTQKATATTDSGITTDSTKAQPPETTTTSTTESLAPATLSLEGAYKKMLSDSPQAILAKYTMDSELSVAKGYSEKISSINKTERAAKDPSLSESDRLAASWSIDTANKIMLQAQKDFGKTQAPKNYEASINQLKSDTYEKYYNYKYTEAQVQVAKDNLTRTQEVYNSTMLKYKLGNVSRLDTLTAETALNAAKDDYAVKVNEFETEKMNFNLFMGYGIHQKITLTDSLAPLAFPTKSLEDSVKEAKSNRNEVSEANYNVQMAQHAMNDVKAYPSSSATYISAKTVLQMAQEVAKTKPESIEVDVRTKYMDMKQKYDAISSGKVSYENSKEASRLSQLQYDSGLITVTELSETNLKTFETQQAYYKTILDYNLAVDVYVLSSGIGTKTASIN; encoded by the coding sequence ATGAAAAAACAATTATTTATAGCGCTTCTGGCTACCACCCTAATGGTAACAACTATACCAGCTACCGCTTTAACAGCAGCCAATACTGTTACCAACACAGTCCCTGCAGTAACAGCCCCAACAACAACCAGCACAGGGGCCATCACCAAAACTACAACTTCAGACGCCGCCAGCAAAACCACAGATTCCGCTATCGAAAGCACCACTACGGAATCCACAAGCTCCGACCCTACAACCCAAAAGGCAACTGCCACAACAGATTCCGGCATAACTACTGACTCCACCAAAGCTCAACCCCCGGAAACCACAACAACATCAACCACTGAATCCCTTGCACCCGCCACCTTATCACTAGAGGGGGCTTACAAAAAAATGCTGTCCGACAGCCCTCAGGCCATCTTGGCTAAATACACCATGGATTCAGAGCTTTCCGTAGCCAAAGGCTACAGTGAAAAGATTTCCTCCATAAACAAAACAGAACGAGCTGCTAAAGATCCCAGCTTATCAGAGTCAGACAGGTTAGCTGCCTCTTGGAGCATTGATACCGCCAACAAGATTATGCTGCAAGCTCAAAAAGACTTTGGAAAGACGCAAGCACCAAAAAATTATGAAGCCTCCATCAATCAGCTAAAATCAGACACCTACGAAAAATATTATAATTACAAATATACTGAAGCTCAAGTTCAGGTAGCCAAAGATAATCTGACTAGAACCCAGGAAGTCTATAATAGCACTATGCTGAAATATAAGTTAGGCAACGTATCTCGCTTGGATACTCTAACAGCAGAAACCGCTCTCAACGCAGCGAAAGATGACTATGCGGTAAAGGTCAATGAGTTTGAAACAGAAAAAATGAACTTTAATCTTTTTATGGGCTACGGTATTCACCAAAAGATCACCTTGACCGACAGCTTGGCGCCTTTAGCTTTTCCTACTAAATCTTTGGAAGATTCTGTGAAGGAGGCTAAGTCCAACCGAAACGAAGTTAGCGAAGCCAATTACAACGTTCAGATGGCTCAACATGCCATGAATGACGTCAAAGCATATCCTAGCAGCTCGGCCACGTACATCTCTGCTAAAACCGTGTTGCAGATGGCTCAGGAAGTGGCTAAAACAAAGCCTGAAAGTATCGAAGTGGACGTACGGACAAAATACATGGATATGAAACAAAAGTATGATGCAATCAGCTCTGGAAAGGTATCTTATGAAAATTCTAAGGAAGCCTCTAGGCTAAGTCAATTGCAATATGACAGTGGCCTTATCACGGTTACGGAGTTGTCCGAAACCAACCTGAAAACTTTCGAAACCCAGCAGGCCTATTACAAAACTATACTAGATTACAATTTAGCAGTGGACGTTTATGTCCTTTCCAGCGGAATTGGTACCAAAACTGCTTCCATTAATTAA
- a CDS encoding glycosyltransferase — protein MDRNKETILIISHFSGGEDIESGVKNLVKDNDRFKYIANKLGIGYSVKVLTSAFFHTQKKHTSKQSEKLGNYELIYIQEPGYKKNICLKRFYSHYIYGRNIRRYLEALEKMPAIIYCAVPSLSGAFSAVRYAKNKDIPIIIDIQDIWPDAFKLVFNPPIVGSLIYYPIKKMADYIYRNATEIVAVSETYCKRAAAVRTLESPGSAIYLGTSFDAFDSISPLSEAKQENEIRLMYIGTLGHSYDLKCAMDAYRVAIEKLSRAAQLTFWVLGDGPLLNEFQQYARDRKLNIVFKGRLNYQDMVAYLKDADIAINPIAGTSMASIINKHGDYAAAGLPVVSTQDSEEYKRLLNDFEAGFTCKSGDAEAVAEKICFLVENSEIRKAMSANSRKMGEALFNRDKTYNKIEEIIEAVKKGRTDREGQL, from the coding sequence GTGGACCGCAATAAAGAGACTATACTGATTATATCTCATTTTTCTGGCGGGGAGGATATAGAGAGTGGAGTAAAGAATCTTGTGAAAGACAATGACCGGTTTAAGTACATTGCTAATAAATTGGGCATAGGCTATTCTGTCAAAGTACTTACTTCGGCCTTTTTTCATACACAGAAAAAGCATACATCTAAACAAAGTGAAAAACTTGGCAACTATGAGCTTATTTACATTCAGGAACCAGGATACAAGAAGAATATATGTTTGAAAAGGTTTTACAGTCATTATATTTATGGTCGTAATATAAGAAGATATCTCGAGGCTTTGGAAAAGATGCCAGCAATCATATATTGTGCCGTTCCGTCTTTAAGTGGTGCTTTTTCTGCAGTTAGATATGCTAAAAACAAAGATATTCCTATTATTATTGATATTCAGGATATCTGGCCAGACGCTTTTAAATTAGTTTTTAATCCACCCATTGTAGGTTCGCTCATTTATTACCCAATTAAAAAGATGGCGGACTATATTTACAGGAATGCGACAGAGATTGTTGCTGTATCGGAAACCTATTGTAAAAGGGCAGCAGCTGTGAGAACACTTGAGTCGCCGGGTTCAGCAATTTACTTGGGGACTTCTTTTGATGCTTTTGACAGCATTTCTCCGTTAAGTGAAGCAAAGCAGGAAAATGAAATACGTTTGATGTACATAGGAACATTAGGTCATAGCTATGATTTAAAGTGCGCCATGGATGCGTACAGAGTTGCAATTGAGAAATTAAGTAGAGCTGCTCAACTCACTTTTTGGGTTTTGGGCGATGGCCCCCTGTTAAATGAGTTTCAGCAGTATGCACGAGACAGAAAATTAAACATAGTGTTTAAGGGCCGATTAAATTATCAAGATATGGTTGCTTACTTAAAGGATGCGGACATTGCGATTAATCCAATTGCTGGGACATCGATGGCCAGCATCATTAACAAGCATGGTGACTACGCCGCTGCTGGATTGCCAGTAGTCTCTACGCAGGACAGTGAGGAGTATAAAAGGCTATTAAATGATTTTGAGGCAGGCTTTACTTGCAAAAGTGGAGATGCGGAAGCTGTAGCAGAAAAAATATGTTTTCTCGTGGAGAATAGTGAGATTCGGAAAGCCATGTCCGCAAACAGCAGGAAAATGGGAGAGGCCTTATTTAATAGAGACAAGACTTATAACAAGATAGAGGAAATCATAGAAGCTGTCAAAAAAGGACGAACTGATAGAGAGGGGCAACTTTAA